A stretch of the Gammaproteobacteria bacterium genome encodes the following:
- a CDS encoding NUDIX domain-containing protein produces MNKVTDISAGIVIVRQEVDGWNFLLLQSFGYWDFPKGGIEAGENTLEAAIREVQEETTITELNFNWGYEYFEGKPYKEGCKIARYYIAETPQKKIELPINPQLGRAEHEAYQWMNYQEAYPKLSTRVRHVITWSRGILEGIPESRRTTTDL; encoded by the coding sequence TTGAACAAGGTAACCGACATTTCAGCCGGCATTGTCATTGTCAGACAGGAGGTGGATGGCTGGAATTTCCTGCTATTGCAATCCTTTGGCTACTGGGACTTCCCTAAAGGAGGTATTGAAGCGGGTGAGAATACCCTCGAGGCGGCCATCCGAGAGGTGCAGGAAGAGACCACCATCACCGAACTTAATTTCAACTGGGGCTACGAATACTTTGAAGGTAAACCCTATAAAGAGGGGTGTAAGATCGCACGCTATTACATTGCAGAAACCCCGCAGAAAAAGATCGAGCTGCCGATAAATCCACAACTGGGGCGCGCCGAGCACGAGGCTTATCAGTGGATGAACTATCAGGAAGCCTACCCCAAATTATCCACCCGTGTTCGCCATGTAATCACTTGGTCCCGAGGGATATTGGAAGGCATACCCGAGAGTAGGCGCACCACGACTGACCTGTAA
- a CDS encoding ABC transporter permease: MIAYIIRRLLYAVPILIGVNILTFWLFFVVNTPDDMAHMQLGMKHVTEEAVDNWKAERGYDRPLFYNEQQDGMSTLTDTIFFDNSLRLFVFDFGQSDEGRDIGYDISERMWPSLALAIPTLIIGLLVNLTFAMLMAFFRGSYVDLSGVILCVVLMSISGLFYIIGGQWLVSKILHLVPISGYQPGVDAWKFLILPVVIGVIGGIGSGSRWYRTIFLEEISRDYVRTARAKGLGERLVLFRHVLRNALVPILTGVVVVIPLLFMGSLVMESFFGIPGLGSYTIDAINKQDFAIVRSMVFLGSVLYIIGLILTDISYTLVDPRIRLN; encoded by the coding sequence ATGATCGCCTATATCATTCGTCGCCTGCTCTACGCAGTGCCGATTTTGATCGGTGTCAATATTCTCACTTTCTGGCTGTTTTTTGTTGTCAATACGCCGGATGATATGGCGCACATGCAGCTGGGTATGAAGCATGTCACGGAGGAGGCGGTTGACAACTGGAAGGCGGAACGGGGCTATGACCGGCCACTATTTTATAACGAACAGCAAGATGGCATGAGTACCCTGACCGATACCATCTTTTTTGATAACTCATTGCGGCTATTTGTATTCGATTTTGGCCAGTCAGACGAGGGGCGTGATATTGGTTACGATATATCTGAGCGAATGTGGCCCTCACTGGCGCTGGCAATACCGACCCTGATTATTGGCCTGCTGGTGAATTTAACCTTTGCGATGCTGATGGCCTTTTTCCGGGGCAGCTATGTCGACTTGAGCGGGGTTATTCTCTGCGTGGTACTGATGTCAATTTCTGGGCTGTTCTACATCATTGGCGGGCAGTGGCTAGTGAGCAAAATTCTGCATCTGGTGCCCATTTCAGGCTATCAGCCGGGAGTGGATGCCTGGAAATTTCTGATTCTTCCCGTGGTGATTGGTGTGATCGGCGGGATTGGCTCTGGCAGCCGCTGGTATCGTACTATTTTTCTGGAGGAGATCTCCCGTGACTATGTCCGCACCGCACGGGCCAAAGGGTTGGGTGAGCGGTTAGTGCTGTTTCGCCATGTTTTAAGGAATGCGCTGGTGCCGATTCTCACCGGCGTAGTGGTGGTGATTCCGCTGCTGTTTATGGGGAGTCTGGTGATGGAGTCATTTTTTGGTATTCCTGGGCTGGGCAGTTATACCATCGATGCCATTAATAAGCAGGACTTTGCCATTGTACGTTCCATGGTTTTCCTAGGCTCAGTGCTCTATATTATCGGACTGATTTTAACGGATATCTCCTATACTTTGGTTGATCCACGGATAAGGCTTAACTGA
- a CDS encoding type II toxin-antitoxin system HigB family toxin: protein MRVIAKRTLREFWLSSPQHLDEKSPLEAWHSEALKANWNSPQEIKAQFRSASILKGNRVVFNIAGNKYRLIVAVDYGRQACFVKFIGTHKQYDQVDAEVV from the coding sequence ATGAGAGTTATAGCAAAACGTACACTGAGAGAATTTTGGTTGTCATCGCCTCAGCATCTGGATGAAAAATCACCTTTAGAAGCATGGCATTCAGAAGCACTAAAAGCAAACTGGAACTCTCCTCAGGAAATTAAAGCTCAATTCAGAAGTGCAAGTATCTTGAAAGGTAATCGAGTTGTTTTCAATATCGCTGGTAATAAATATAGGCTGATTGTTGCTGTTGATTATGGGCGACAAGCTTGTTTCGTCAAATTCATTGGTACACATAAGCAGTATGACCAAGTAGATGCGGAGGTAGTGTAA
- a CDS encoding GNAT family N-acetyltransferase, with protein sequence MKWRLEAASLAQTERICQLINLAYRGKRGWTKETHLVDGDRSNYNEIREYISNPNTHLLVAVEKREIISCICIERDGESAHIGFFAVDPKLQGCGLGKEILQQAECYASINLNAKKFVMTVVSQRTELITYYERRGYIRTGRVEKYPLHLNVGTPLKKGLTVERMEKKA encoded by the coding sequence TTGAAATGGCGACTTGAAGCGGCCAGTTTGGCGCAAACTGAGCGCATTTGTCAGCTGATTAATCTGGCCTATCGTGGCAAAAGAGGGTGGACTAAAGAGACGCACCTTGTTGACGGAGATAGATCAAATTACAACGAAATTCGAGAGTACATCTCAAACCCGAATACACACTTATTAGTGGCTGTTGAAAAGCGTGAAATTATATCTTGTATCTGTATTGAGAGAGATGGCGAGAGTGCTCATATTGGTTTTTTTGCAGTGGATCCGAAGCTTCAAGGCTGCGGGCTAGGAAAAGAGATACTGCAACAAGCTGAATGTTACGCATCGATAAACCTGAACGCCAAAAAATTTGTGATGACCGTGGTATCTCAACGTACAGAACTCATCACATACTATGAGCGGCGGGGTTATATCAGAACAGGACGTGTAGAAAAATACCCCTTGCACCTCAATGTAGGAACGCCTTTAAAAAAGGGGCTAACAGTAGAACGTATGGAGAAAAAAGCATAA
- a CDS encoding carbon-nitrogen hydrolase family protein, which produces MTKVAAIQMASSPNLAANLIEAARLISDAAKSGAQLIVLPENFAIMGLGEEDKLKVKEQPGSGPIQDFLSEQAFKHTVWLVGGTIPLAAASDEKVYASCLVINDLGEQVARYDKIHLFDVKIEENGESYTESETLEAGDHIVVVDTPFGKLGVAICYDLRFPEMFRAMVSEGVEIIAIPSAFTAITGKAHWDTLVRARAIENLSYVIAAGQGGYHMGGRETHGDSMVVDMWGNVLDRLYRGSGVVMADVDMAQLKSIRATFPSLEHRRFKVLSL; this is translated from the coding sequence ATGACCAAGGTTGCTGCAATACAAATGGCCTCAAGCCCAAACCTGGCTGCTAATCTGATTGAGGCGGCGCGTTTAATTTCGGATGCCGCCAAATCGGGTGCTCAGCTGATTGTTCTACCTGAGAATTTTGCCATTATGGGGCTGGGTGAAGAGGACAAGCTAAAGGTGAAAGAGCAGCCCGGCAGCGGTCCTATTCAGGATTTTTTGAGTGAGCAGGCGTTCAAGCACACAGTTTGGCTGGTAGGGGGCACTATTCCACTGGCAGCGGCATCCGATGAAAAGGTATATGCCAGCTGCTTGGTGATCAACGACCTGGGTGAGCAGGTGGCCCGTTACGATAAGATTCACCTGTTCGATGTGAAAATTGAAGAGAATGGCGAGAGCTATACGGAGTCTGAAACACTCGAGGCGGGCGACCATATTGTGGTGGTTGATACACCCTTTGGTAAGCTCGGTGTGGCCATCTGCTACGATCTTCGCTTTCCTGAAATGTTCCGCGCCATGGTTTCCGAAGGTGTTGAAATCATTGCGATTCCATCAGCCTTTACAGCCATTACCGGTAAAGCACATTGGGATACCTTAGTACGTGCGCGCGCTATTGAAAATCTGAGTTATGTTATCGCGGCGGGACAGGGTGGTTACCATATGGGTGGCCGTGAAACCCACGGCGATAGCATGGTGGTGGATATGTGGGGGAATGTGCTGGATCGACTCTATCGCGGCTCAGGTGTGGTGATGGCCGATGTTGATATGGCGCAGCTGAAGTCAATACGAGCAACCTTCCCCAGTCTGGAACATCGTCGCTTTAAAGTGTTATCACTTTAG
- a CDS encoding transcriptional regulator — MNIHPIKTESDYEQALSEVEKLWGSEEGSRKGDKLDILLVLVENYENKHHSIDPPDPIDAIEFRMEQMNLSRKDLEQYIGPRGRVSEILNRRRGLSINMIRNLHSNLHIPLESLIGEPEQHA, encoded by the coding sequence ATGAATATCCACCCAATTAAAACCGAATCGGATTATGAGCAAGCTCTATCTGAAGTTGAAAAATTATGGGGTTCTGAGGAAGGTAGCAGAAAAGGTGATAAGTTAGATATCCTCCTTGTTTTAGTAGAAAATTACGAGAATAAACACCATTCAATTGATCCTCCTGATCCCATTGATGCAATCGAATTCAGAATGGAACAAATGAATCTATCAAGAAAGGATCTAGAACAATACATTGGGCCAAGAGGCCGCGTATCAGAAATTCTTAACCGCCGTAGAGGTCTTTCTATAAACATGATTCGAAATTTGCATTCAAATCTCCACATTCCTTTAGAGAGCTTAATTGGCGAGCCGGAACAACATGCCTAA
- a CDS encoding dipeptide ABC transporter ATP-binding protein — protein MNDILLQVNGLKTWFDTSSGTVRAVDGVSFDIRRGETFALLGESGCGKSITSLSLMRLIPEPAGKIVSGSVVLDGVDLLTLPEYQMRNLRGSKIGMIFQEPMTSLNPVMNIGHQIQESVERHMGLRSRAAKGRVLELLSSVGIPDPAQRYGEYPHQLSGGMKQRVMIAIALAGEPELLIADEPTTALDVTIQAQVLELMADLQRQTGMAMLLITHDLGVVAEVADRVAVMYAGQIVEQASREQFFSDPQHPYSKKLFASMPDIEKRGETLAVIRGTVPPLTTQFTGCRFEERCDYSWELCRNSLPQWHQQPTGQGALCHLMDQRYQGREVTLPPSEAEVESKQTATLAEQATLSVDNLEVHFPIRKGLLKRIVGHVHAVDGIDIELKQGRTLALVGESGCGKTTVGKGILQLIRPTAGTVHFNKNELTQLSNKQLRPLRGDIQIIFQDPFSSLNPRMRVAELIEEGMVAQGKGGNAAQRQQRIDQLLQQVGLLPEHKHRYPHEFSGGQRQRICIARALAVEPKLIICDEPTSALDVSVQAQILNLLKKLQRELGLAYLFITHDISVVEYLAHEVAVMYLGRIVEQGRVEDVLTEPRHPYTQALLSAVPSIRDTGKKKQRLEGELPSPINPPQGCHFNPRCPKVMDRCKEHYPSKIFHENNHFVRCFMGENPA, from the coding sequence ATGAATGACATTTTACTGCAAGTAAATGGCCTTAAAACCTGGTTTGATACCAGCTCAGGTACTGTCCGTGCGGTGGATGGTGTCAGTTTTGATATCCGCCGAGGCGAAACCTTTGCCCTGTTGGGTGAATCAGGTTGTGGGAAATCGATCACTTCACTCTCGCTAATGCGCCTGATACCCGAACCGGCGGGTAAAATTGTATCCGGCTCTGTCGTGCTGGATGGAGTCGACTTGCTGACACTGCCCGAATACCAAATGCGCAACTTGCGGGGCAGTAAAATCGGCATGATCTTTCAAGAGCCGATGACCAGCCTGAACCCGGTGATGAACATAGGCCACCAAATTCAAGAATCCGTTGAGCGCCATATGGGGTTGCGCAGTCGCGCAGCAAAAGGGCGGGTACTGGAGCTGTTATCGTCGGTGGGCATTCCCGATCCAGCGCAGCGTTATGGCGAATATCCCCACCAACTCTCCGGTGGAATGAAACAGCGGGTGATGATAGCCATTGCACTGGCGGGTGAACCAGAACTGTTAATTGCCGATGAGCCAACGACTGCGTTAGATGTCACCATTCAGGCACAGGTGCTGGAGTTAATGGCCGACTTGCAGAGGCAGACCGGCATGGCGATGTTACTCATTACCCATGATCTGGGGGTGGTGGCAGAAGTGGCCGATCGGGTGGCGGTCATGTATGCCGGGCAGATTGTTGAACAGGCGAGTCGAGAGCAATTTTTTAGCGACCCGCAGCACCCTTACTCCAAAAAACTGTTTGCCTCGATGCCTGATATTGAAAAACGCGGTGAAACACTGGCGGTGATTCGCGGCACTGTGCCACCACTGACCACCCAATTCACTGGTTGTCGCTTTGAAGAGCGATGTGACTATAGCTGGGAGCTGTGTCGCAACAGCTTACCCCAGTGGCACCAACAGCCTACCGGACAGGGCGCTCTCTGCCACTTAATGGATCAACGCTACCAAGGGCGAGAGGTGACCCTTCCCCCATCTGAAGCGGAAGTGGAAAGCAAACAGACAGCCACACTGGCGGAACAGGCCACGCTGAGTGTTGATAACCTCGAGGTTCATTTCCCGATTCGCAAAGGCCTGTTAAAGCGCATTGTTGGCCATGTACATGCTGTTGACGGTATCGATATTGAGCTAAAGCAGGGGAGAACCCTAGCGCTGGTAGGAGAGTCCGGGTGCGGAAAAACTACCGTAGGCAAGGGGATATTGCAGTTAATTCGCCCAACAGCGGGTACTGTGCATTTTAATAAAAATGAGCTCACCCAACTGAGTAATAAGCAGTTGCGCCCGCTACGGGGCGATATTCAAATTATCTTCCAGGATCCTTTCTCATCACTCAACCCACGCATGCGTGTCGCCGAACTCATTGAAGAGGGGATGGTGGCACAAGGTAAGGGGGGTAACGCAGCGCAACGTCAGCAACGCATCGATCAACTATTACAGCAGGTGGGGCTATTACCGGAGCATAAACACCGCTATCCCCATGAATTTTCAGGAGGCCAACGTCAGCGAATCTGTATAGCCCGGGCGCTGGCGGTAGAACCAAAGTTGATCATTTGTGACGAACCAACCAGCGCACTGGATGTCTCAGTGCAAGCACAGATTCTTAACCTGCTCAAAAAGTTGCAGCGGGAGCTAGGGCTGGCCTATCTGTTTATTACTCATGACATCTCAGTGGTAGAGTATCTGGCCCATGAAGTTGCAGTGATGTATTTAGGGCGTATTGTAGAGCAGGGCAGGGTTGAAGATGTGCTCACTGAGCCTCGCCATCCCTACACACAAGCCCTGCTTTCTGCGGTGCCTTCAATACGGGACACCGGCAAGAAAAAACAGCGACTTGAAGGTGAGCTACCCTCACCCATCAACCCACCCCAAGGGTGCCACTTTAATCCTCGTTGCCCAAAAGTGATGGATCGATGCAAAGAGCACTACCCAAGTAAAATTTTTCATGAAAATAACCACTTTGTACGCTGTTTTATGGGAGAAAACCCAGCATAG
- a CDS encoding ABC transporter substrate-binding protein translates to MAFVSACDGAWNNPYPADESGDNTLYSSFQERPKHLDPAISYSSNEIVFTGQIYEPVVQYHYLKRPYELIPLTGESLPKVSYLDAEGNELENAVGEVAYTIYEITIQPGIQYQPHPAFAREGDHYLYHTLSSSELASIHTLYDMEQNGSRELVADDYIYQIKRLAHPGLNSPILGLMSEYIEGLDEYRKTLQQARHADEWLDLRDYPLTGVELVDRYTYRIKIKGNYPQFVYWLAMPFFAPVPWEATRLYSQPGLIEKNITLDWYPVGTGPFMLTVNNPNLQMVMSRNPNFHGEKYPDEGAVGDEAAGMLVDAGKPLPFIDKVVFSLEKETIPYWNKFLQGYYDASGISSDSFDQAISFNAAGQMGLSESMQAQGIQLKTSPASSIFYMGFNMRDPVVGGESERARLLRQAISIAVDYEEFISIFANGRGLAAQGPIPPGIFGYLEGERGINPSVYEWVDGRKQRKSLDQAKKLLADAGYPDGRDVETGKPLTIHFDVTASGPDDKAWLNWYRKQFEKLGIQLVVRNTDYNRFREKMSSGNAQLFRWGWNADYPDPENFLFLLYGPNGKAEHGGENAANYASSEFDALFEALKSMPNGPARQAVINQAVELLRHDAPWIWGMYPVSFALYHEWYKNLKRNMMANNTLKYARIDTALREQRRTAWNPPVVWPFFVIILALFLLLAPAFIAYRRREKRVVS, encoded by the coding sequence ATGGCTTTTGTTAGCGCTTGTGATGGTGCCTGGAATAACCCCTATCCTGCGGATGAGAGTGGCGACAATACGCTTTATAGCTCATTTCAAGAGCGCCCTAAACATCTTGATCCCGCTATCTCCTACAGCTCCAACGAAATTGTTTTTACTGGGCAAATCTATGAGCCAGTGGTGCAGTATCATTATCTAAAACGGCCTTATGAGTTGATCCCGCTGACGGGTGAGTCTTTACCAAAGGTGAGTTACCTTGATGCTGAGGGTAATGAGTTAGAAAATGCCGTGGGTGAAGTTGCCTATACAATTTATGAGATAACAATACAGCCGGGTATTCAATACCAGCCGCACCCCGCTTTTGCTCGGGAGGGTGATCATTATCTTTACCATACGCTCTCAAGCAGTGAGCTGGCATCGATACATACACTCTATGATATGGAGCAGAATGGTAGCCGTGAGTTGGTTGCTGATGATTACATCTATCAGATTAAACGGCTGGCCCACCCGGGTTTAAACTCGCCGATTCTGGGCCTGATGAGTGAATATATAGAAGGCCTAGATGAGTATCGTAAAACGCTGCAACAAGCACGCCATGCTGATGAGTGGCTGGATCTGCGTGATTATCCGCTAACGGGTGTTGAGCTGGTCGACCGTTATACCTACCGAATTAAAATAAAGGGTAATTATCCTCAGTTTGTCTACTGGCTGGCGATGCCTTTTTTTGCTCCGGTTCCTTGGGAGGCCACGCGACTCTATAGTCAGCCGGGGTTGATAGAAAAAAACATCACCCTGGATTGGTACCCCGTAGGAACAGGGCCTTTCATGTTAACGGTGAATAACCCTAATTTACAGATGGTAATGTCGCGTAATCCCAATTTCCACGGCGAAAAGTATCCCGATGAGGGGGCAGTGGGCGATGAGGCGGCGGGTATGTTGGTTGATGCCGGAAAGCCACTCCCTTTTATTGATAAGGTGGTGTTTAGCCTGGAAAAGGAGACGATTCCCTACTGGAACAAGTTTTTACAGGGGTACTACGATGCATCCGGTATCAGCTCTGACAGCTTTGATCAGGCGATCAGCTTTAATGCAGCGGGACAGATGGGGTTAAGTGAATCGATGCAAGCGCAAGGTATTCAGCTTAAAACCAGCCCCGCCAGCTCTATTTTTTATATGGGTTTTAATATGCGGGATCCAGTGGTTGGAGGAGAGAGTGAACGGGCACGGCTGTTGCGTCAGGCCATCTCAATCGCGGTTGACTATGAGGAATTCATCTCTATTTTTGCCAATGGTCGTGGTCTGGCGGCACAAGGGCCAATCCCCCCCGGTATTTTTGGCTATCTGGAAGGGGAGAGGGGTATTAACCCCTCTGTTTATGAGTGGGTTGATGGCCGCAAACAGCGCAAGAGTCTTGATCAAGCCAAAAAGCTGCTAGCCGATGCCGGCTATCCTGATGGCCGCGATGTGGAGACGGGTAAGCCGCTCACCATCCATTTTGATGTAACCGCATCCGGCCCTGATGATAAGGCGTGGCTCAATTGGTACCGCAAACAGTTTGAGAAGCTGGGGATTCAACTGGTGGTGCGCAATACGGACTATAACCGCTTTCGTGAAAAGATGAGCAGCGGCAACGCACAACTGTTTCGCTGGGGCTGGAATGCAGATTACCCCGACCCCGAAAACTTCCTGTTTCTGCTCTACGGCCCCAATGGTAAAGCAGAGCACGGAGGAGAGAATGCCGCAAATTATGCCAGTAGCGAATTTGACGCGCTATTTGAAGCACTTAAAAGCATGCCCAATGGCCCAGCACGACAAGCGGTTATCAATCAGGCGGTTGAGCTGTTGCGGCACGATGCTCCCTGGATATGGGGGATGTATCCGGTCAGTTTTGCGCTCTACCACGAGTGGTATAAAAACTTGAAACGAAACATGATGGCGAATAATACCTTGAAGTATGCGCGCATCGATACCGCATTACGCGAGCAGCGCCGTACCGCTTGGAACCCACCGGTGGTATGGCCATTTTTTGTGATTATTTTGGCTCTTTTCCTGTTACTTGCGCCCGCCTTTATCGCTTACCGGCGACGTGAAAAGAGAGTGGTCTCATGA
- a CDS encoding ABC transporter permease yields MAIIIGTSWLVRSKPYLLAPWRRVLRNRIAAGALVVLLSYVVIGLLDSIHFREQLPPQEGSHQQYYSSNTLSLLDKLLTPIRIKEEKSYSAPFAIHLFSKESLQGDDGTTVREYPRLQYGGAHLADISHRKEDIQNTILVASSYALASWALVSLLVVWMLARQHGQSYRQQFKQLLSGEMEMPWCTLLLMFLVILLLLFISMMLGMKYHIFGTDKVGQDVFYQTLKSIRTGLVIGTLTTLVMLPFAVVLGVAAGYFRGWVDDVIQYIYTTLSSIPGVLLIAATVLIMQAYIAGNPNLFETMEERADARLFFLCLILGITSWTGLCRLLRGEALKLRELDYVQAAHAFGVPQPQVLSRHIFPNVLHIVLISLVLDFSGLVLAEAVLSYVGIGVDPTMHSWGNMINGARLEMAREPMVWWSLMAAFVFMFILVLAANLFADAVRDAFDPRAVR; encoded by the coding sequence ATGGCGATAATTATCGGCACCTCGTGGTTGGTAAGGAGTAAACCTTACCTGCTCGCTCCGTGGCGCAGGGTACTCAGAAATCGGATTGCAGCGGGTGCGCTGGTGGTACTGCTCAGTTATGTGGTGATCGGTTTGCTGGACTCGATCCACTTTCGTGAACAGTTGCCACCTCAAGAGGGGAGCCATCAACAGTATTATTCATCTAACACATTAAGCTTGCTAGATAAGCTATTGACTCCTATCCGTATTAAGGAGGAAAAAAGTTATTCAGCACCCTTTGCTATTCACCTCTTTTCGAAAGAGAGTTTACAAGGTGATGACGGCACTACAGTGCGTGAATACCCCCGACTGCAATATGGTGGGGCACATTTGGCCGATATTTCACACCGAAAAGAGGATATCCAAAATACTATTTTAGTCGCCTCAAGCTATGCACTGGCCAGCTGGGCGCTGGTCTCTCTGCTGGTTGTTTGGATGTTGGCACGGCAGCACGGGCAGAGCTATCGGCAGCAGTTCAAACAGCTGCTGAGTGGTGAGATGGAGATGCCGTGGTGTACGCTGCTTTTGATGTTTTTAGTTATCCTGTTACTGCTATTTATCTCCATGATGCTGGGTATGAAATATCACATTTTCGGTACCGATAAAGTAGGGCAGGATGTTTTTTACCAAACATTAAAAAGCATCCGTACCGGTCTGGTTATTGGTACCCTGACAACGCTGGTGATGCTGCCCTTTGCGGTGGTGCTGGGCGTGGCTGCGGGCTATTTTCGTGGCTGGGTTGATGATGTTATTCAATATATCTATACCACGCTCAGTTCCATTCCTGGGGTGCTGTTAATTGCAGCCACGGTGTTGATTATGCAAGCCTATATTGCAGGAAACCCCAATCTATTTGAGACCATGGAAGAGCGCGCAGATGCGCGGCTATTCTTCCTCTGTCTGATTTTGGGTATCACCTCGTGGACTGGCTTGTGCCGTCTGCTGCGCGGCGAGGCGCTCAAACTGCGTGAATTGGATTACGTGCAAGCCGCACACGCCTTTGGTGTGCCGCAACCTCAGGTGCTCTCTCGCCACATATTTCCCAATGTTTTACACATCGTATTAATCTCTTTGGTGCTGGATTTTAGTGGCTTGGTTTTGGCGGAGGCGGTGCTCTCTTACGTTGGCATCGGTGTCGATCCGACCATGCACAGTTGGGGTAATATGATTAATGGTGCGCGGCTGGAGATGGCCCGAGAACCGATGGTGTGGTGGTCGTTAATGGCGGCTTTTGTGTTTATGTTTATTTTGGTACTGGCGGCAAACCTATTTGCCGATGCGGTACGGGATGCGTTTGACCCGCGAGCTGTGCGATAG